Proteins encoded within one genomic window of Ptiloglossa arizonensis isolate GNS036 chromosome 3, iyPtiAriz1_principal, whole genome shotgun sequence:
- the LOC143145078 gene encoding uncharacterized protein LOC143145078 isoform X1, protein MIETDIVINPSQEEPGKKSINIMSQSEDAYAPEEPTPDIPISLLDIQMPETPESTKGQASDGDTPRLESPKMLKPVLGKVQAKKRLMAFVNKFSVLPKIPNKSSLLQAHSTKISKTKTNDAKSLQNESSAGLSMDSDSMQQFHNRHSGGGKLKKKTEEKILAIEEIRREESKSKMLLAEAMAAASLEEENYVNRNGQNLLENVKSVKDRNRQDDSGVSRKSALKSLIENKYSERRYGREERRESISRETKDYNGSKERYYKVTHDREQRRKEKDKKDDRDKRDDTGKYEESRDKRDDERDKKDNEKDRWEDIKEKKVREKKENFKEKRSVSRERSSEVKDKKEKDRDKDKGKERDITNSSSWVELKKCGITMDDIIDIRRRDYPERSSKNRIGEDYLRYFEQMLLLNDCRLKRYAFTAEGLDGPKEYPPESVRMTKRGRPQLLYCENPRMSLFLNYHQVLQVVTADRREKMREICEADFSRDNAEETEKPPRVRNWYPKTGMCKFSEKTKWQFPISVQLPRSKWDSEDEDRLSNDTRKEQESEVKSDEATSEKEQQTFSPRSCVVEEDINTNKETINEDNESSSNKEVDDDDRRSTPSLLQSAGNEKLASEYEQFMKMVCTDIPISEEFSPKAITTKSTSSLSYHEFNIETNLPEDNNFVFVEHKIPGKSDKVDINIVEEKIKGDEGRQNLEKTSEVTDDQMSLNSSHIQVDECVRDSKEIHDKSDSDDSRSIPSDWENVRIKVERLSDENSDSREVRKKKRRKKVTSSSESSSTSSSSDSEEEAKRRKRKRKLPNDDSSFSDSDSSESSSSSSDSSSSDDKRKKRRKKKRKAEKRKKKAKRIAKTKKKRRRKVSSDSSNSDSSDDRRKKKIVNKKSKQKREYSKKQNDNKDIIKAIEKSPLGSPSPENAKLMRSHVPTKKIKEEMKIESRKRSTEKHDIWSKEQELVQKVISDNSVCNKTHKEEEQRSKVDERYLEEWEMDSVTISQQKGERLLKSGIEKIEDAEIEDLRKVEKKDERNKKDERSKKDECLKEKCSSIDTELVQGTTKIEEDSDAKKKKKRDKEKKSSNEFLADWEKESERVSQHMIQDEIKFSKKLDKQKKEKWGETEFDTLNVLSLTQLEREVSKRQLLADEWEVDSLEAAPDLLINKKRSMRGSKKVEKEVRYDKKTDTYISIEKETSRESKKRQDRLSAMRIWEEEQEEGEREAMILMEQKSKRKRDEWDIEEESYLREKDERVETIEDNVSTIDIIQKEIITANNDIDTSMKHDIVVTKKSKKSRWDIASQSEEKIELKAPVMWEEECAEWTNINKFERKNDKVSLEHCDSLLPKNKIKDEDVCIIDQQSRKSMSKSSDIIDLFSRKSQDVDLLGSSWNTEELTKSKSRIKSLENSSQRDIFFEKAKEQTPTPIMKEHQGVEQLKDIFGIDVKLTNKNIELYSPSSPAPSQKSEDMETFDKGNSNTINLKEDLSQEKLKKEISIKSDEESISVSNIPFQIKYREDQYTIPTVTKEEFEELLGVQVEDQTIQKKFDATKGSEVSLGVLPINEPCPETSNYKPLRMDIFAEYESDESRGKSNTKSVEVVSSASTKGDESNEAKAALKLIPKQLLVRRNNERVKAKLISDDPIQHAAALLTIQKKLRESHVVKTDTKNVPCEEPSSEFKIECDKTTSSDTSACNIVSTGQTTVTDVKVDSKDLSITVKTSITTKSESPGAMKFDFDRVEEYKSSDKETGSKMEEFKKSRCSGKDISDTENQLRSPTRDQRKRSPSKKDNDKRISDRGKEKRDKKFDDRDRNDRRDGRNSKQDYAENRRRSSPSSSRSRKRRSLSPRTSWERERSRSLSHSRSWSRSRSKSPKRKDESVASSSREKRSSRIDEERCGGRSRTDDRRERSTRSPPRSNTATYNKDHFKKYGSTKGDRDDWNRRKYDLMERDREKEGRSYDPMEVLRERNIDSERHREGRFRGEEADRSFWPYESENVPRDGNESLDSYPNGQGLELDYEEKGYYRDDSIERDTLEGPLRLMTKFKQSRKCRSSMRRDRQWEKDRDSLDLDRHGHTRRTEKLPSSRGRSPPRLRRSPPRVSHDRFRRGSRSRSRSWSRSRTRSRSRSRTRSRSRSTSRSRSMMRSRSRSRSRTRSTSRSRLRSPDHGLRMTERLRSSRSPSVGRGRVSESSRERKDEHDNRKLDTCAERGRRIETIVQSVSGLPRVTADSTVLDSEMHIGDNMETVATGFQYTNENEVGNEYYYSENNLTYPPCIDDSATSSPKRLSLDDRLELELGIKKQHDSAGVLNDYSDNFNANVCYPSPPQQQQQMLYRQQPTVLQVGNVLQVVPADFNGVPAVRRESTNSTAASIVRGSSQVVRVGNVLQVVPTSLDWSGGQSSTVDQPAGMIYSATIPQPSPVPSVPPISVPVPVPVPMPVPVPSVISSSTPVSTLSPVPLPLAVPVPVPGPVPIPVTQTTFSRTEVAPPKVPAQPVYNYEAILETRRKEREERKRLREMRRKEKERRRIERINRRALRLLEKSNMRQSNDGGQPKTSSLDPAVLKALRETEEQTDVEEQQPLPVVPDKEEEAPVSVPSGLTEEEETVADEDEEEEEEEEAEVEDDEEDEEEAEDDEEEEEEDDEKSSLRLNNRRNEVDEVVIATTSETSKVQVETESTEWPELPPPPLKGILVAQGFRRSLVPNGSLDDLSTPENESEDNADKEGLEVDRNNEFNKDETGDNKSWKSKIQIKTKSKTMKLNKRKQRSKKSVQFADGIKPGEGTSPSGGEGDMPSPPPPSAMITRDGIREIRRSSSRKSRKQEKRTRPPKAKKKVKVKIIKLKKPRVTPLTAMMMDDSDELDDRSPPPPPPGSPPPPHLWPSYLSAYNSTTRPSEAQATTPTTPSIVQAPPPPTPLPLLVPPPPLNYTIQPCSKA, encoded by the exons ATGATAGAAACAGACATAGTGATTAATCCTTCTCAAG AAGAACCtggaaaaaaaagtattaaCATAATGTCACAATCAGAGGATGCTTATGCTCCAGAAGAACCAACACCAGACATTCCAATATCTTTGCTTGACATACAAATGCCAGAAACACCAGAAAGTACCAAAGGTCAAGCTAGTGATGGAGACACGCCCAGGTTGGAAAGTCCTAAAATGCTTAAACCTGTGCTAGGGAAAGTGCAAGCCAAAAAAAGATTGATGGCATTTGTTAATAAGTTCAGCGTGCTGCCAAAGATTCCAAATAAATCCAGTCTACTTCAGGCTCACTCTACTAAAATTTCTAAGACTAAGACAAATGATGCCAAGTCTTTACAAAATGAATCAAGTGCAGGATTAAGTATGGATTCCGATTCTATGCAACAGTTTCATAATCGTCATTCAGGTGGtggcaaattaaaaaaaaaaacag AGGAAAAGATACTGGCTATTGAAGAAATTAGACGAGAAGAGTCTAAAAGTAAAATGTTATTGGCAGAAGCTATGGCTGCAG CTAGTTTAGAAGAAGAAAACTATGTAAATAGGAATGGACAAAATTtattagaaaatgtaaaaagtgTAAAAGACAGAAACAGACAAGATGATAGTGGTGTTTCTCGTAAAAGTGCTTTAAAGtcattaatagaaaataaatattccgaaAG GCGGTATGGTAGAGAGGAACGAAGAGAAAGCATAAGCAGAGAAACAAAAGATTATAATGGAAGCAAGGAACGATACTATAAGGTCACCCATGATAGGGAACAGCGtagaaaagagaaagataaaAAAGATGACAGAGATAAACGAGATGATACTGGAAAGTATGAAGAAAGTCGAGATAAAAGAGATGATGAAAGAGATAAAAAAGATAATGAAAAAGATAGGTGGGAGGAtatcaaagaaaaaaaagtaagagagaaaaaggagaatttTAAGGAAAAAAGAAGTGTTTCAAGAGAGAGGAGTTCAGAAGTTAAGGACAAAAAGGAGAAGGACAGAGATAAAGATAAAGGAAAAGAGAGGGATATAACAAACTCTTCTTCATGGGTGGAGCTTAAAAAGTGTGGTATAACAATGGATGATATTATTGATATTAGAAGACGCGATTACCCAGAACGATCCTCAAAGAACAG aaTAGGAGAGGATTATCTGCGTTACTTTGAGCAAATGTTATTACTAAACGATTGTCGTTTGAAACGATATGCTTTCACTGCTGAAGGACTTGATGGACCTAAAGAATATCCTCCCGAATCAGTGAGGATGACCAAACGAGGAAGACCTCAATTACTTTATTGTGAAAATCCTCGTATGTCGCTTTTCCTTAATTATCACCAGGTTCTTCAAGTCGTCACTGCTGATCGTCGTGAAAAGATGCGAGAGATATGTGAAGCAGATTTTTCACG AGATAAtgcagaagaaacagaaaagcCACCACGTGTTCGTAATTGGTATCCGAAAACAGGCATGTGTAAGTTCAGTGAAAAAACTAAATGGCAATTCCCCATCAGTGTGCAACTCCCTAGATCAAAGTGGGACAGTGAGGATGAAGACAGATTATCCAACGACACTCGAAAGGAACAAGAGAGTGAAGTAAAATCAGACGAAGCTACTTCGGAAAAAG AGCAACAGACATTTTCTCCGCGTTCATGCGTAGTAGAGGAAGATATTAATACCAACAAAGAGACTATTAATGAAGATAACGAATCTTCTAGCAACAAAGAAGTCGATGATGACGACAGACGATCAACACCATCATTACTACAATCTGCAGGCAATGAGAAATTGGCATCGGAGTACGAGCAATTCATGAAGATGGTTTGCACTGATATTCCTATATCAGAAGAATTCTCACCAAAAGCGATTACAACCAAATCCACTTCATCATTAAGTTATCATGAATTTAATATAGAGACCAATTTGCCGGAAGACAATAATTTCGTATTCGTAGAACATAAAATACCTGGAAAATCAGATAAAGTAGATATAAATATAGTGGAGGAAAAGATCAAAGGTGATGAGGGCCggcaaaatttagaaaaaacttCAGAAGTTACGGATGATCAAATGTCTTTGAACAGTTCGCACATTCAGGTAGATGAATGTGTAAGAGATAGTAAAGAGATTCACGATAAAAGTGACTCAGACGATTCTAGATCGATTCCCAGTGATTGGGAAAATGTTCGTATCAAAGTGGAACGTTTGAGTGACGAAAACTCTGATTCTAGAGAAgtaagaaagaagaagagacgGAAGAAGGTAACTTCTAGTAGCGAGTCGTCTAGCACGTCAAGTTCTTCGGATTCCGAGGAGGAAGCAAAGAggaggaaaagaaaacgaaagttgCCAAATGATGACTCAAGCTTTTCAGATTCGGATAGCAGTGAGAGTAGCAGTAGCAGTAGTGATTCTTCTAGCTCTGATgataaacggaagaaacgaaggaagaagaaacggaaggctgaaaaacgaaagaagaaagcaaAGCGGATAGCTAagacaaaaaagaaacgaagaagaaaagtaaGTTCTGATTCTAGTAACAGTGATTCTTCTGATGacagaaggaaaaagaaaattgtaaacaaaaagTCTAAACAGAAACGGGAATACAGTAAGAAACAGAATGATAACAAAGACATAATAAAAGCAATAGAAAAATCGCCCTTAGGGTCTCCATCACCGGAAAACGCAAAATTAATGCGTTCGCATGTTCCTACAAAGAAGATTAAAGAAGAAATGAAGATTGAATCTAGAAAAAGATCCACTGAGAAACACGATATTTGGAGTAAAGAACAAGAATTAGTACAGAAAGTGATTTCTGATAATAGTGTGTGTAATAAAACTCATAAAGAGGAAGAGCAGCGGAGTAAAGTCGATGAAAGGTACTTAGAGGAATGGGAAATGGATTCTGTGACCATATCGCAACAAAAAGGAGAGAGACTATTAAAGAGTGGTATTGAGAAAATAGAAGATGCAGAAATAGAAGACCTTCGAAAGGTGGAAAAAAaggacgaacgaaataaaaaggaTGAGCGAAGCAAAAAGGATGAATGTCTGAAAGAAAAGTGTTCAAGCATTGATACAGAGCTGGTGCAAGGGACCACAAAAATCGAAGAAGACAGTGatgcaaagaagaaaaagaaacgggacaAGGAGAAAAAAAGTAGTAATGAATTTCTAGCTGATTGGGAGAAAGAGAGTGAACGAGTGTCTCAGCATATGATACAAGATGAGATAAAGTTTTCCAAGAAATTAGataagcagaagaaggagaaatggGGTGAAACTGAATTTGATACTCTAAACGTATTATCTTTAACACAGCTAGAAAGAGAAGTAAGTAAAAGGCAGTTACTGGCAGATGAGTGGGAAGTTGATAGTTTGGAAGCTGCACCAGACTTATTGATCAACAAGAAAAGATCCATGCGTGGTtcaaaaaaagtagaaaaagaagTTCGTTATGATAAAAAAACAGACACATATATCTCTATAGAGAAGGAAACTTCAAGAGAATCTAAGAAGAGACAAGATCGACTCTCTGCAATGAGAATCtgggaagaagaacaagaagaaggagaaagggaAGCTATGATTCTTATGGAacagaaaagtaaaagaaaaagggACGAATGGGATATTGAGGAGGAATCGTATTTGCGGGAAAAAGATGAGAGGGTAGAGACTATTGAAGATAATGTCTCTACAATTGATATTATTCAGAAAGAAATAATTACGGCTAACAACGATATAGATACATCAATGAAGCACGATATAGTTGTTACTAAAAAGAGTAAGAAGAGTCGTTGGGATATAGCATCACAGTCTGAGGAAAAAATAGAACTTAAAGCTCCTGTTATGTGGGAAGAAGAATGTGCTGAATggacaaatataaataaatttgaacgtAAAAATGATAAAGTATCGTTAGAACATTGTGATTCGCTGTTACCTAAGAACAAGATAAAAGATGAGGATGTTTGTATTATTGATCAGCAATCAAGGAAATCTATGTCTAAGAGTTCAGACATTATCGATTTGTTTTCAAGGAAATCTCAAGACGTAGACTTACTTGGATCATCATGGAATACAGAAGAACTTACAAAAAGTAAATCACGGATAAAGAGCTTAGAAAATAGTTCCCAAAGAGACATAttctttgagaaggcaaaggaGCAAACACCAACACCAATCATGAAGGAACATCAGGGTGTAGAACAACTGAAAGATATATTTGGCATAGATGTAAAATTAACtaacaaaaatattgaattgtaCAGTCCTAGTTCTCCAGCACCATCACAAAAATCCGAG gaTATGGAAACATTTGACAAAGGAAACTCAAACACTATAAATCTTAAGGAAGATCTCTCTCAAGAAAAGTTGAAAAAGGAAATTTCGATTAAGTCTGATGAAGAATCCATTTCTGTTTCCAATATCCCTTTTCAGATAAAGTATCGGGAAGACCAATACACAATACCTACAGTGACAAAAGAAGAGTTTGAAGAACTTCTGGGTGTACAAGTTGAGGATCAAACGATTCAAAAAAAATTCGATGCAACAAAAGGTTCTGAAGTTTCACTCGGTGTGCTTCCTATCAACGAACCATGTCCTGAAACAAGCAATTACAAACCGTTACGGATGGACATATTCGCTGAATACGAATCCGATGAGTCTCGTGGTAAGTCAAATACAAAAAGTGTCGAAGTAGTATCATCTGCCAGCACGAAAGGGGATGAGTCAAACGAAGCGAAAGCAGCTCTAAAACTGATCCCCAAACAATTATTGGTTCGACGTAATAACGAACGTGTGAAAGCGAAATTGATTTCGGACGATCCCATACAGCATGCTGCGGCACTTCTGACGATTCAGAAGAAATTGCGAGAGTCACATGTCGTGAAGACCGACACGAAGAATGTTCCTTGCGAGGAGCCTTCGAGCGAGTTTAAAATTGAATGTGATAAAACAACCAGCTCTGACACGTCTGCCTGTAACATCGTTTCTACGGGACAGACTACCGTCACTGACGTCAAAGTGGATTCTAAAGATTTATCTATAACGGTAAAAACTTCCATCACAACAAAATCAGAATCGCCAGGCGCGATGAAGTTTGATTTCGATCGTGTCGAGGAATATAAGTCAAGTGACAAAGAGACTGGTAGTAAAATGGAGGAGTTTAAGAAATCTCGATGTAGTGGTAAAGACATTAGTGACACGGAAAACCAGCTTAGATCACCGACCAGGGACCAGAGAAAAAGAAGTCCCAGTAAGAAAGACAATGACAAACGCATCAGTGACCGTGGTAAAGAAAAGAGAGATAAGAAATTTGATGATCGAGATAGAAACGATAGAAGAGATGGTAGAAATTCGAAACAGGACTACGCTGAAAACAGAAGAAGATCGAGTCCTTCAAGTAGTCGCAGTAGGAAAAGAAGAAGCCTTAGTCCACGTACTTCATGGGAAAGGGAGAGAAGTCGCAGCTTGAGTCACAGTCGTAGTTGGAGTAGAAGTAGAAGTAAAAGTCCAAAGAGGAAAGACGAATCGGTCGCTTCCTCAAGTAgagagaaacgatcgagtaGAATCGACGAGGAGAGATGTGGTGGTAGGTCTAGAACAGATGATAGAAGGGAAAGATCTACACGAAGTCCTCCGCGATCCAACACTGCCACATATAACAAAG ACCACTTTAAAAAGTATGGATCCACTAAAGGAGATCGCGACGATTGGAATAGAAGAAAGTATGATCTCATGGAAAGAGACCGAGAGAAAGAAGGAAGATCATACGACCCTATGGAAGTACTAAGAGAGAGAAACATAGATTCCGAAAGACATAGAGAAGGTAGATTCCGAGGAGAGGAAGCTGATCGATCCTTTTGGCCCTATGAGTCTGAAAACGTGCCACGTGATGGAAACGAATCGTTGGACTCTTACCCCAATGGTCAAGGTCTGGAACTCGATTATGAAGAGAAAGGATACTATAGGGATGACAGCATCGAAAGAGATACCTTGGAGGGCCCTCTTCGTTTAATGACAAAATTCAAACAAAG CAGGAAATGCAGATCCAGTATGAGAAGAGACAGACAATGGGAAAAAGACAGAGATTCATTAGATTTAGACAGGCACGGGCATACTCGAAGAACGGAAAAACTGCCATCATCGAGAGGTCGTTCTCCACCTCGATTACGACGTTCACCACCCAGAGTATCGCATGATCGCTTCAGACGCGGGTCTAGATCGCGATCGAGATCGTGGTCGAGATCACGTACGAGATCTAGATCCAGATCAAGAACGCGATCACGTTCTCGATCAACGTCGAGGTCACGATCGATGATGCGATCAAGATCGAGATCGCGGTCGCGGACCAGATCTACTTCTAGGTCGAGATTGAGAAGTCCGGATCACGGTTTAAGAATGACAGAACGTTTACGATCTTCCAG ATCACCCTCTGTGGGACGAGGTAGAGTCAGCGAAAGCTCAAGGGAAAGGAAGGATGAACATGATAATAGGAAACTAGATACCTGTGCCGAGAGAGGTAGACGCATAGAAACGATCGTTCAGTCCGTGTCAGGACTGCCTAGGGTTACAGCAGATTCAACCGTTTTAGACTCGGAAATGCACATCGGTGACAATATGGAAACAGTCGCAACTGGTTTCCAGTATACCAACGAAAACGAAGTTGGAAATGAATATTATTATAGCGAAAATAACTTAACCTATCCTCCGTGTATTGACGACTCAGCTACGAGTTCACCAAAACGTTTGTCCCTCGATGATAG ATTAGAACTCGAGCTAGGGATTAAGAAACAACATGATAGTGCAGGAGTGTTGAATGACTATTCTGATAACTTCAATGCCAATGTGTGTTACCCATCACCgccgcaacagcaacagcagatGTTGTATCGTCAACAACCTACAGTGTTACAA GTAGGCAATGTGTTACAAGTGGTGCCTGCAGACTTCAATGGAGTTCCAGCCGTGCGAAGAGAATCAACAAATTCCACGGCAGCTTCCATTGTTCGAGGTTCTAGCCAAGTCGTGCGCGTAGGTAATGTTCTTCAAGTTGTACCGACGTCGTTAGATTGGAGTGGTGGACAATCCTCGACAGTCGATCAACCGGCAGGGATGATATACTCGGCAACAATCCCACAGCCTTCTCCAGTACCTTCAGTCCCTCCTATCTCTGTACCTGTTCCAGTTCCAGTTCCTATGCCAGTACCAGTTCCATCCGTGATAAGTTCATCAACGCCAGTTTCCACATTGTCTCCGGTCCCATTACCTCTCGCTGTTCCTGTGCCAGTTCCTGGTCCGGTTCCAATTCCAGTGACACAAACGACGTTCTCCAGAACGGAAGTAGCACCTCCAA AAGTACCAGCTCAGCCAGTATATAATTATGAAGCTATTCTGGAGACTCGTCGCAAAGAAAGAGAAGAGCGTAAACGATTGCGCGAGATGAGGAGGAAGGAAAAGGAACGTAGACGGATAGAACGGATCAATCGACGCGCTCTTCGGTTGCTGGAGAAAAGTAACATGCGTCAATCGAACGATGGTGGTCAACCAAAGACCTCAAGTTTGGATCCGGCTGTCTTGAAAGCTCTTCGAGAAACCGAAGAACAAACTGATGTAGAAGAGCAGCAACCCCTTCCTGTAGTTCCTGATAAGGAAGAAGAAGCGCCAGTTAGCGTACCTTCTGGTCTAACGGAGGAAGAGGAAACGGTTGCTGATGAGgatgaagaagaggaagaagaagaagaagctgaAGTAGAAGATGACGAAGAAGATGAAGAGGAGGCGGAAGACgatgaagaggaagaggaagaggacgaTGAAAAGTCTTCGTTAAGATTAAACAATCGTCGAAATGAAGTAGATGAAGTTGTTATAGCAACGACAAGCGAAACGAGTAAAGTCCAAGTAGAAACAGAGTCTACGGAGTGGCCAGAATTGCCTCCACCACCTTTAAAAGGAATTTTAGTTGCGCAAGGTTTCAG GAGATCCTTGGTTCCTAACGGTAGCTTGGATGACTTATCTACTCCTGAAAACGAGAGTGAAGATAATGCAGACAAAGAAGGCTTAGAAGTAGACAGGAACAACGAATTCAATAAAGATGAAACTGGCGACAATAAGTCATGGAAATCAAAGATTCAAATCAAGACAAAGTCGAAGACAATGAAACTAAACAAGCGAAAACAAAGGAGCAAAAAATCGGTTCAATTCGCGGATGGAATCAAACCTGGAGAAGGTACGAGTCCTAGTGGCGGTGAAGGGGATATGCCATCTCCTCCGCCTCCATCAGCTATGATTACTCGAGATGGGATTCGTGAAATTCGAAGGTCTAGCTCCAGAAAGAGTAGGAAACAAGAAAAGAGAACACGACCACCAAAAGCAAAGAAAAAAGTGAAG GTTAAAAtcataaaattgaagaaaccgCGCGTCACTCCGTTAACAGCAATGATGATGGACGACTCGGATGAACTGGACGATCGTTCtccaccaccgccacctcctGGTTCACCTCCACCGCCACATCTTTGGCCAAGTTATTTATCCGCTTACAATTCTACAACGCGACCTAGCGAAGCTCAAGCGACAACGCCTACAACTCCGAGCATCGTTCAAGCTCCACCACCACCCACTCCATTACCTCTTTTAGTACCACCTCCTCCTCTGAATTACACGATACAACCTTGCAGTAAAGCGTAa